In the Deltaproteobacteria bacterium genome, one interval contains:
- a CDS encoding DMT family transporter, translating into MARRTERAAILALFVGAVVTAFAPILVRVSEVGPSPTAFYRFLLAIPVYWTLALAVSTGGRRAAHRKPTGSRIYLLMALAGACLAGDMAAWHYSIHMTSVANATLLLNVTPAFVVLGGWLLFRTRVTGTFMLGLVTAMTGILALSGASLALSRTRFVGDLLGLVTAMFYAGYQMTVERLRRRFSTLTIMIYAIPVSALVTLVVALLSRETMAVVTPAGWVVLVALAVGPQVLGQGLIAWALAHLPVAFVSVSLLVQPIVAATAAWLFFDERIGGQQALGAVAVLGGIAIARRGSVRR; encoded by the coding sequence GTGGCGCGCCGCACCGAGCGCGCCGCGATTCTGGCGTTGTTCGTCGGCGCCGTGGTCACGGCCTTCGCCCCCATTCTCGTGCGCGTCAGCGAAGTGGGTCCAAGCCCCACGGCGTTTTACCGTTTCCTGCTGGCGATACCCGTTTACTGGACTCTCGCGCTGGCCGTGTCCACGGGAGGCCGGCGCGCTGCCCACAGAAAGCCCACCGGTTCGAGGATCTATCTGCTGATGGCCCTGGCGGGCGCATGCCTCGCCGGAGACATGGCGGCGTGGCACTACTCGATTCACATGACCTCCGTGGCCAATGCCACGCTGCTCTTGAACGTCACGCCGGCGTTCGTGGTCCTGGGCGGGTGGCTCCTGTTCCGCACGCGGGTGACCGGGACGTTCATGCTCGGCCTCGTGACGGCCATGACGGGTATCCTCGCGCTCTCGGGCGCAAGCCTGGCGCTAAGCCGCACGCGTTTCGTGGGCGACCTGCTGGGACTGGTGACCGCCATGTTCTATGCCGGATACCAGATGACCGTGGAACGCCTGCGGCGGCGCTTTTCCACGCTCACCATCATGATCTACGCGATACCTGTCAGCGCCCTGGTGACTTTGGTGGTGGCGCTCCTGAGCCGTGAGACCATGGCGGTGGTGACGCCCGCGGGGTGGGTCGTGCTGGTGGCGCTGGCCGTCGGCCCGCAGGTGCTCGGCCAGGGCCTGATCGCCTGGGCCTTGGCGCACCTGCCGGTGGCGTTCGTCTCCGTGAGCCTCCTGGTGCAGCCGATCGTCGCCGCCACCGCCGCTTGGCTTTTCTTCGACGAACGCATCGGCGGCCAGCAGGCGCTGGGCGCCGTTGCCGTTCTCGGGGGCATCGCCATCGCCCGGCGCGGGAGCGTGCGGCGGTAA
- a CDS encoding glycerate kinase has protein sequence MDAKVLLRGLFDAAVAAADPAHVVPPHLPAPPPGRTLVLAAGKAAASMARPVERNWPGAIEGIAVTRYGHGVECQRVEVVEAGHPLPDAAGQGAAARFLSAAARLGRDDLLLFLVSGGASALLVEPQPGLGLTDKQAVNRALLRAGAPIAQMNCLRKHLSAVKGGRLAAAAAPARVVTLAISDVPGDDPAVIGSGPTVSDPTTCADALAIAAQYKIVLPEVARRALQQARWETVKPGDPRLARTDYTIVARPADALAAAAASARALNLKVLNLGDDLQGEARDLGAAHADLALQHTPGVLISGGEATVTLNAPGATGGPNLEYLLSLAVALDGAPNVHAIACDTDGIDGFTNAAGACISPDTLARARAAGTDPREMLARHDSYEFFRRLGDLVVTGPTRTNVNDFRAVLAT, from the coding sequence ATGGACGCTAAGGTGCTTCTCCGCGGCCTGTTCGACGCCGCGGTCGCCGCCGCCGATCCGGCCCATGTCGTGCCGCCGCACCTTCCCGCGCCGCCCCCGGGACGCACCCTGGTGCTGGCGGCGGGCAAGGCGGCCGCCTCCATGGCGCGGCCCGTCGAGCGGAACTGGCCGGGCGCCATCGAGGGCATAGCGGTCACGCGATACGGACACGGCGTCGAGTGCCAACGCGTCGAGGTGGTCGAGGCCGGTCATCCGTTGCCCGACGCGGCAGGACAGGGCGCCGCCGCGCGTTTTCTCTCGGCCGCCGCCCGCCTGGGGCGCGACGACCTGCTGCTGTTCCTCGTTTCCGGGGGCGCGTCCGCGCTGCTGGTGGAACCGCAACCGGGCCTCGGCCTGACCGACAAACAGGCCGTCAACCGCGCGCTGCTGCGGGCGGGCGCTCCCATCGCCCAGATGAACTGCCTGCGCAAGCACCTCTCCGCCGTCAAGGGGGGACGCCTTGCCGCAGCGGCCGCGCCGGCCCGGGTCGTAACCTTGGCCATCTCGGACGTGCCCGGAGACGACCCGGCGGTCATCGGCTCCGGCCCGACCGTCTCCGACCCCACCACCTGTGCCGATGCGCTGGCGATCGCCGCACAGTACAAAATCGTTCTACCGGAAGTCGCGAGGAGAGCCCTGCAGCAAGCCAGATGGGAAACCGTGAAGCCCGGCGACCCGCGTCTCGCCCGGACCGATTACACGATCGTCGCTCGTCCTGCCGACGCGCTGGCCGCGGCCGCTGCCAGCGCCCGCGCGCTGAATCTCAAGGTGCTGAATCTGGGAGACGATCTCCAAGGAGAGGCACGCGATCTGGGCGCCGCGCACGCTGATTTGGCCCTCCAACACACGCCCGGCGTGCTCATTTCGGGCGGCGAAGCCACGGTCACCCTCAACGCCCCGGGCGCAACCGGCGGCCCCAACCTCGAATACCTGCTGTCCCTGGCGGTGGCCCTCGACGGCGCCCCCAACGTCCACGCCATCGCCTGCGACACCGACGGCATCGACGGCTTCACCAACGCCGCCGGCGCCTGCATCAGCCCCGACACCCTGGCGCGCGCCCGCGCCGCCGGAACGGACCCGCGCGAAATGCTCGCCAGGCACGACAGTTACGAATTCTTCCGACGTCTGGGCGATTTGGTGGTGACCGGTCCGACGCGGACCAACGTCAACGATTTCCGGGCAGTGCTGGCAACTTGA
- the selD gene encoding selenide, water dikinase SelD produces the protein MEAIRLTQEVKAAGUAAKLGPADLVQVLHRLPKFESADLLVGTETADDAGVFQLRPDLAIVNTVDFFTPIVDDPYMFGQIAATNSLSDVYAMGGVPATALNIVCFPKGKMDIEVLGEVLRGGADKVKESGAVIVGGHSIIDEEIKYGLAVTGTVHPDRILRNIGAREGDVLVLTKALGTGIATTAVKRGNVSQTSIDQAIASMATLNKYAAEVMRDFDVHACSDITGYGLLGHGLEMTLDGSVSITFEAARLPVLPDVAQLAESGGNLTGGCKRNREWLDDKTVIDGSVSDALAEVALDPQTSGGLLIAVAEKDGEALVKALIDRDVPAAALVGHVTGREEYGVRLV, from the coding sequence ATGGAAGCCATCCGGCTGACCCAGGAAGTCAAGGCCGCGGGTTGAGCGGCCAAGCTCGGCCCCGCCGATCTGGTGCAGGTTCTGCACCGGCTTCCCAAGTTCGAATCCGCTGATCTGCTGGTAGGCACCGAGACGGCCGACGACGCCGGCGTCTTCCAGTTGCGTCCCGACCTGGCCATCGTCAACACCGTGGACTTCTTCACGCCCATCGTCGACGACCCCTACATGTTCGGCCAGATCGCCGCCACCAACTCCTTGAGCGACGTCTACGCCATGGGCGGGGTGCCCGCCACCGCCCTCAACATCGTCTGCTTCCCCAAGGGGAAGATGGACATCGAGGTGCTGGGCGAGGTGCTGCGCGGGGGCGCCGACAAGGTGAAGGAGTCCGGCGCCGTCATCGTCGGCGGCCACTCCATCATCGACGAGGAGATCAAGTACGGCTTGGCCGTCACCGGCACCGTGCACCCCGACCGCATCCTGCGCAACATCGGCGCCCGTGAGGGCGACGTGCTGGTTCTCACCAAGGCCCTGGGCACCGGCATCGCCACCACCGCCGTCAAGCGCGGCAACGTTTCCCAGACGAGCATCGACCAGGCCATTGCCTCCATGGCCACCCTCAACAAGTACGCCGCCGAGGTCATGAGGGACTTCGACGTCCACGCCTGCTCCGACATCACCGGCTACGGCCTGCTCGGCCACGGCCTGGAGATGACCCTCGACGGCAGCGTCAGCATCACCTTCGAGGCCGCCCGGCTGCCGGTACTGCCGGACGTCGCCCAACTCGCCGAGTCCGGCGGCAACCTCACCGGCGGCTGCAAGCGCAACCGCGAATGGCTCGACGACAAGACCGTCATCGACGGGAGCGTCTCCGACGCCCTCGCCGAGGTGGCACTGGACCCGCAGACCTCCGGGGGTCTGCTCATCGCCGTGGCGGAAAAGGACGGCGAAGCGCTGGTCAAAGCGCTGATCGACCGGGACGTGCCCGCGGCGGCCCTCGTCGGACACGTGACCGGGCGGGAGGAGTATGGGGTGCGGTTGGTGTGA
- the selB gene encoding selenocysteine-specific translation elongation factor: protein MPYIIGTAGHIDHGKTSLIKALTGADTDRLKEEKERGISIDLGFAHLSLPDGSEAGIVDVPGHERFIRNMLAGAHGIDLVLFTVAADDGVMPQTEEHLDIVHLLGVRTALFVITKVDLVSEARVREVEEEIEILTFETALEGSPVVHFSAVSGDGLEEVRKGIFDALTDIDRPAPSGFFRLPVDRVFVLQGHGVIVTGTGLAGEVRTGDHVHAVPGGQKFRVRSIQVHGQSVESAGWGQRVALNLTGQDRGALERGHMICHEELTLASTRFDAHLEVRPAAAKGIKNHQRVRIHLGTAERMGKLVFLGDTEKVEPKETTYCQVLLTEPLLVMRGDHFIVRDETAQKTLGGGEVVDPRARRHRRREKDVEQRLRTLREGDTPEMIRSFLAGDASLATGADSICQFLNLKREETRDWLERTEGLRSFDSERERVYTTEEKWDGFRERLRSALAAFHESHPLAPGMDLEEVRARLASGASARLFRDLTDLLAAEGVCVRDGNHLRLPDHRVELGAREKSLSGEISAALARNPLAPPYLKEIEKALGVERPKLNEVIRVMERQGEIVRVTTELYYLKASIDRIKADLYSYFESHEEMSAATFRDILQSSRKYTIPVLEYFDRTGVTMRVGDVRRLKPGRN from the coding sequence ATGCCATACATCATCGGCACCGCCGGCCACATCGACCACGGCAAGACGAGCCTCATCAAGGCCCTCACCGGCGCGGACACCGACCGCCTCAAGGAGGAGAAGGAGCGCGGCATCTCCATCGACCTGGGGTTCGCGCACCTGTCCCTGCCCGACGGCAGCGAGGCCGGCATCGTCGACGTGCCCGGCCACGAGCGCTTCATCCGCAACATGCTCGCCGGCGCCCACGGCATCGACCTCGTGCTGTTCACGGTGGCGGCGGACGACGGGGTCATGCCGCAGACCGAGGAGCACCTCGACATCGTCCACCTCCTAGGAGTTCGGACGGCGCTGTTCGTCATCACCAAGGTGGACCTGGTGTCCGAGGCGCGGGTCCGGGAAGTGGAGGAGGAGATCGAGATCCTGACCTTCGAGACCGCGCTGGAAGGATCGCCGGTGGTCCACTTCTCCGCCGTCTCGGGAGACGGACTGGAAGAGGTGCGGAAGGGGATCTTCGACGCGTTGACGGACATCGACCGGCCGGCCCCCAGCGGCTTCTTCCGGCTGCCGGTGGACCGCGTGTTCGTGCTCCAGGGGCACGGGGTCATCGTCACCGGCACCGGGCTGGCGGGCGAGGTGCGCACCGGCGACCACGTCCACGCGGTCCCCGGCGGCCAGAAGTTCCGCGTCCGCAGTATCCAGGTGCACGGCCAGTCGGTGGAGTCGGCGGGCTGGGGCCAGCGCGTGGCTCTCAACCTCACCGGCCAGGATCGCGGCGCCCTGGAACGCGGCCACATGATCTGCCACGAGGAGCTGACCCTGGCGTCGACGCGCTTCGACGCCCACCTGGAGGTGCGGCCGGCGGCCGCCAAGGGGATCAAGAACCACCAGCGGGTGCGGATTCACCTGGGGACGGCCGAACGCATGGGAAAGCTCGTCTTCCTGGGCGACACCGAGAAGGTGGAGCCCAAGGAGACGACCTACTGCCAGGTGCTGTTGACCGAGCCGCTGCTGGTCATGCGCGGCGACCACTTCATCGTGCGCGACGAGACCGCGCAGAAGACCCTGGGGGGCGGCGAGGTCGTGGACCCGCGGGCGCGGCGGCACCGGCGCCGGGAGAAGGACGTCGAGCAGCGGCTGCGGACATTGCGCGAAGGCGACACGCCGGAGATGATCCGGAGCTTCCTGGCCGGGGACGCGAGTCTGGCCACCGGGGCCGATTCCATCTGCCAGTTCCTCAACCTGAAGCGGGAGGAAACGCGCGACTGGCTGGAACGGACCGAGGGGCTCCGCTCCTTCGATTCCGAGCGGGAGCGCGTCTACACCACCGAGGAGAAGTGGGACGGCTTCCGGGAGCGGCTGCGCTCCGCCCTGGCGGCGTTCCACGAGAGCCATCCGCTGGCGCCGGGCATGGACCTCGAAGAGGTCCGCGCGAGACTGGCCAGCGGCGCGTCGGCGCGGCTGTTCCGGGACCTGACGGACCTCCTGGCGGCCGAGGGCGTGTGCGTCCGGGACGGCAACCACCTGCGCCTGCCGGATCATCGCGTAGAGTTGGGCGCGCGGGAGAAGTCGCTGTCCGGCGAGATCTCCGCCGCGCTGGCCAGGAACCCGCTCGCCCCGCCCTACCTGAAGGAGATCGAGAAGGCTCTCGGGGTGGAGCGCCCGAAGCTGAACGAGGTGATCCGGGTCATGGAACGGCAGGGGGAGATCGTCCGGGTGACCACCGAGCTCTACTATCTCAAGGCTTCCATTGACAGGATCAAGGCCGATTTATATAGCTACTTCGAGAGCCACGAGGAAATGAGCGCGGCCACCTTCAGGGACATCCTGCAGTCGAGCCGCAAGTACACCATCCCCGTGCTAGAGTACTTCGACCGCACCGGCGTGACCATGCGGGTGGGCGACGTGAGGAGGCTCAAGCCGGGGAGAAACTGA
- the selA gene encoding L-seryl-tRNA(Sec) selenium transferase, with protein sequence MKPETDLLRELPSVDRVMNHPAAAPLLERFSRPFVTATLRGLMDELRQVIRSGRDLPSDRLHEESIITDLERKLARAARPGMVRVVNASGTILHTNLGRALLSEAAAAAAALAARHPVNLEFDLEHGKRGQREAGIEALLRELTGAEAAAAVNNNAAAVLLGLNSMAEGKHVVVSRGELIEIGGSFRIPEVMAKSGAILREVGTTNRTHPRDYAEAIDENTGLLLKVHTSNYRVVGFAAEVELKDLVAIGRERGVPVMEDLGSGALVDLGKLGLPREPLVAERVAMGADVVTFSGDKILGGPQAGLVAGTKGWIESMNRNPLKRALRCDKLTLAALEATLRSYVQSPDLTREIPTLRAFSRPPDEIEEGGRRVLPLLRERLGPDYELELVDCTCQIGSGALPTEEIPSKGIAVRGRGMSPDEVARFFRQADPPVIGRIHNDRFILDLRSAGDPESVVPNLEPLMSPEGTR encoded by the coding sequence ATGAAACCGGAAACCGACCTGCTGCGTGAGCTGCCCTCCGTGGACCGCGTCATGAATCACCCTGCCGCGGCGCCGTTGCTGGAGCGGTTCAGCCGGCCGTTCGTGACGGCGACCCTGCGGGGCCTCATGGATGAACTGAGGCAGGTCATACGATCCGGCCGCGACCTTCCGTCCGACCGTTTGCACGAGGAATCTATCATAACGGACCTGGAAAGGAAGCTCGCCCGCGCCGCCCGGCCCGGCATGGTGCGGGTAGTCAACGCCTCCGGCACCATCCTGCACACGAACCTGGGGCGGGCCCTGCTCTCGGAGGCCGCGGCCGCGGCGGCCGCCCTCGCCGCGCGCCACCCCGTCAACCTGGAGTTCGACCTCGAGCACGGCAAGCGGGGCCAGCGGGAGGCGGGCATCGAGGCGCTGCTGCGGGAGCTGACCGGGGCCGAGGCCGCGGCGGCGGTGAACAACAACGCGGCGGCGGTGCTGCTGGGGCTCAACTCCATGGCCGAGGGCAAGCACGTCGTCGTGTCGCGGGGCGAGCTGATCGAAATCGGCGGCTCTTTCCGCATCCCGGAGGTCATGGCCAAGAGCGGCGCCATCCTGCGAGAGGTGGGCACCACCAACCGCACCCACCCGCGGGACTACGCCGAGGCCATCGACGAGAACACCGGGCTGCTGCTCAAGGTGCACACCAGCAACTACCGGGTGGTGGGTTTCGCCGCGGAGGTGGAGTTGAAGGACCTCGTGGCCATCGGCCGGGAGCGCGGGGTGCCGGTGATGGAGGACTTGGGGAGCGGCGCGCTTGTGGACCTCGGCAAGCTCGGGCTGCCGCGGGAGCCGCTGGTGGCGGAGCGCGTGGCCATGGGCGCGGACGTGGTCACCTTCAGCGGCGACAAGATCCTCGGCGGACCCCAGGCGGGGCTCGTGGCCGGCACCAAGGGCTGGATCGAGAGCATGAACCGCAACCCTCTCAAGCGCGCGCTGCGCTGCGACAAGCTCACCTTGGCGGCGCTGGAGGCGACGCTCCGGAGCTACGTGCAGTCCCCCGACCTGACCCGGGAGATCCCCACCTTGCGCGCCTTCAGCCGTCCGCCGGACGAGATCGAGGAAGGCGGCCGGAGAGTGCTGCCGCTCTTGCGGGAGCGCCTGGGGCCAGACTACGAGCTGGAGCTCGTGGACTGCACCTGCCAGATCGGCAGCGGCGCCCTCCCCACCGAGGAGATCCCGAGCAAGGGCATCGCCGTGCGCGGCCGCGGCATGAGCCCCGACGAGGTGGCGCGGTTCTTTCGGCAGGCCGACCCGCCCGTCATCGGCCGCATTCACAACGACCGCTTCATCCTCGACCTGAGAAGCGCCGGCGACCCCGAGTCGGTGGTGCCCAACCTCGAGCCCCTCATGTCGCCTGAAGGGACGCGATGA
- a CDS encoding MFS transporter, protein MTPSSSPSPRRWFYLFITTLAQTALATIHMGIPTLVPLIQKELSLTLTEVGILVSMINVGVVAAVLAAGKAADRYGERRIIGYGTAACGVLVLAVFFARDFPGLLVLFLLLGLPIATGTPAGSKAIAGWFPDRERGTAMGIRQTGIPLGGTIAALTLPSLGLVYGWRPALSVVGVVTVATGVLVLLFYREPERARVADGAAPAVGLREIIRSGDIWAGAFYAAVLAGCQWCYISYIELYLTEDVFFSLVFAAALLAVGQACGGAGRIGFGIVSDRAFYGRRVPVLMMLALLGSAAGAATAFLSPGMPWWLVAVVVSLLGLGTMSWQGLYLALVAKVVGIRIAGVAIGLTNTVAFAGVVVLPPAFGFIADYTESYKMAWIALAIAIAVPLPFLWRVREDAL, encoded by the coding sequence GTGACACCCTCCTCCTCACCCTCACCCCGGCGCTGGTTCTATCTGTTCATCACGACGCTGGCGCAGACCGCGCTGGCGACCATCCACATGGGCATCCCGACGCTGGTGCCGCTCATCCAGAAGGAGCTCTCGCTGACCCTCACCGAGGTCGGCATCCTCGTTTCGATGATCAACGTCGGGGTCGTGGCCGCCGTCCTCGCCGCCGGCAAGGCAGCGGACCGCTACGGCGAGCGGCGCATCATCGGCTACGGCACCGCGGCGTGCGGCGTGCTCGTACTCGCGGTGTTTTTTGCACGGGACTTCCCCGGCCTCCTCGTCCTCTTCCTGCTCCTGGGGCTCCCCATCGCCACCGGCACCCCGGCTGGCAGCAAGGCCATCGCCGGCTGGTTCCCGGACCGCGAGCGCGGCACCGCCATGGGCATCCGCCAGACCGGCATCCCTCTGGGCGGCACCATCGCGGCGCTCACGCTGCCGTCCCTGGGCTTGGTCTACGGCTGGCGCCCGGCGCTGTCCGTGGTGGGCGTCGTCACGGTGGCCACCGGGGTGCTGGTGCTGCTGTTCTACCGGGAACCGGAGCGGGCGCGGGTCGCGGACGGCGCGGCGCCCGCGGTGGGGTTGAGGGAGATCATCCGAAGCGGGGACATCTGGGCGGGGGCGTTCTACGCCGCGGTGCTCGCGGGATGCCAGTGGTGCTACATCAGCTACATCGAGCTGTATCTCACCGAGGACGTGTTCTTCTCGCTGGTCTTCGCCGCCGCGTTGCTGGCGGTGGGACAGGCCTGCGGCGGCGCCGGGCGCATCGGCTTCGGCATCGTCAGCGACAGGGCCTTCTACGGGCGGCGCGTGCCCGTGCTCATGATGCTGGCGCTGCTCGGCTCCGCCGCCGGCGCGGCCACCGCCTTCCTGTCGCCCGGGATGCCCTGGTGGCTCGTGGCCGTGGTCGTGTCGCTTCTCGGCCTCGGCACCATGAGCTGGCAGGGACTGTACCTCGCCCTGGTCGCCAAGGTCGTCGGCATCCGCATCGCCGGCGTCGCCATCGGCCTGACCAACACCGTGGCCTTCGCCGGCGTGGTGGTGCTGCCTCCGGCCTTCGGTTTCATCGCCGACTACACCGAGTCCTACAAGATGGCCTGGATCGCCCTGGCCATCGCCATCGCCGTGCCGCTGCCGTTCCTGTGGAGGGTCCGGGAGGACGCGCTATAG
- a CDS encoding polysaccharide deacetylase family protein, whose protein sequence is MANDSAFRRTIRWPDDKLVCCTFSIALEAFRKTGRFKMDSRIDVNHSSLSHAEYGGNAGVWRILEILERQNVRAMILVNSLAAEKWPDAVRALHEAGHEIAGHGTTNEVSMIELSPEEQQEEIASCTRILEDITGARPVGWFGPGGHHTDVTLGLLAEAGYLWSGDPSDDDIPHVESVDGRRICVIPKTWYANDWRAWGNGLGNASTFFTGFKDGFDFVYEEANRGRPGMIDACVHAELGGRPYLAAGFERIIEYVNRHRGEIWQPTYREIAEYCLGG, encoded by the coding sequence ATGGCCAACGACTCCGCTTTTCGACGCACCATCCGGTGGCCCGACGACAAGCTCGTCTGCTGCACTTTCAGCATCGCGCTGGAGGCCTTCCGCAAGACCGGCCGCTTCAAGATGGATTCACGCATCGACGTGAACCACAGCTCGCTCTCGCATGCGGAGTACGGCGGCAACGCCGGCGTCTGGCGCATCCTCGAGATCCTCGAGCGGCAGAACGTGCGCGCCATGATCCTGGTGAACTCGCTGGCGGCGGAGAAGTGGCCGGACGCGGTGCGCGCGCTGCACGAGGCCGGACACGAGATCGCCGGCCACGGCACCACCAACGAAGTCAGCATGATCGAGCTGAGTCCGGAAGAACAGCAAGAGGAGATCGCCTCCTGCACCCGGATCCTGGAGGACATCACCGGGGCGCGGCCGGTGGGCTGGTTCGGTCCGGGCGGGCATCACACAGATGTCACGCTGGGACTCCTCGCCGAGGCAGGCTACCTGTGGTCCGGGGACCCGTCGGACGACGACATCCCTCACGTGGAGTCGGTCGACGGCCGGCGCATCTGCGTGATCCCCAAGACTTGGTACGCCAACGACTGGCGCGCCTGGGGCAACGGCCTCGGCAACGCCAGCACCTTCTTCACCGGATTCAAGGACGGCTTCGACTTCGTCTACGAAGAGGCCAACCGAGGGCGCCCGGGCATGATCGACGCCTGCGTCCACGCCGAACTGGGCGGCCGGCCCTACCTCGCCGCCGGCTTCGAACGCATCATCGAGTACGTCAACCGGCACCGCGGCGAGATCTGGCAACCCACTTATCGAGAGATCGCGGAGTATTGTCTGGGTGGCTAA
- a CDS encoding acyl-CoA/acyl-ACP dehydrogenase has product MELVLDEAQTILRESADKLVERHAGPARFRELRTTEHGFDRARLVEVAEAGWLSLLVPEERDGLGLGTTEAALVLEAAGRGLMTEPVAAVMAAARAVASGPGTMGAALVELTTGRSVVVPALHDPAAEDPEGTRVQAVAEDGGFRLTGQIGAVPGAAAADGFIVGARSGDGTVVCLVPRDAGGLEVVQRGRVDGTGHAALTLADVDIAPDAVIAQGARGTEVATATLDLVLLGTSAEMLGIMEQGLALAVDYLGTREQFGRLIGSFQALQHRAVNDHIDIELTRSLLYQVCAAMDEGRGNRAMVAAVQARASDAALSVTKSMVQMHGAIGFTDEYDASLYLRRAMSLSAQYGNAAAHRKRYARLSSRAA; this is encoded by the coding sequence ATGGAACTGGTCCTCGATGAGGCACAGACGATTCTTCGGGAGAGCGCGGACAAGCTCGTCGAACGGCACGCCGGACCCGCCCGTTTCCGGGAACTCCGTACAACCGAACACGGCTTCGATCGGGCGCGGCTCGTGGAGGTGGCGGAAGCCGGGTGGCTGTCGCTGCTGGTTCCGGAGGAACGGGACGGCCTGGGTCTCGGTACCACCGAGGCGGCGCTAGTGCTGGAAGCCGCCGGCCGGGGCCTGATGACCGAGCCTGTCGCGGCGGTGATGGCGGCGGCGCGGGCCGTGGCTTCGGGACCCGGGACTATGGGCGCGGCCCTGGTGGAGTTGACAACGGGCCGCTCCGTTGTCGTACCGGCGCTGCACGACCCTGCCGCGGAGGACCCGGAGGGCACGCGCGTCCAGGCGGTGGCCGAAGACGGCGGCTTTCGGCTCACCGGGCAGATCGGCGCGGTTCCCGGTGCGGCCGCGGCCGACGGTTTCATCGTCGGCGCCCGGAGCGGCGACGGCACGGTGGTGTGCCTTGTGCCGCGCGACGCCGGCGGACTGGAGGTCGTACAGCGCGGGCGCGTGGACGGCACCGGTCACGCGGCGCTGACATTGGCGGACGTGGACATCGCCCCGGACGCGGTGATCGCGCAAGGCGCACGAGGCACGGAAGTCGCCACGGCCACGCTGGATTTGGTGCTTCTCGGAACGTCCGCCGAGATGCTGGGCATCATGGAGCAGGGGCTGGCCCTGGCGGTGGACTACCTGGGAACGCGCGAGCAGTTCGGACGGCTCATCGGCTCGTTCCAGGCATTGCAGCATCGGGCCGTCAACGACCACATCGACATCGAGTTGACGCGCTCCCTGCTCTACCAGGTATGCGCCGCCATGGACGAGGGGCGCGGCAACCGCGCGATGGTTGCGGCGGTCCAGGCCCGCGCCTCGGACGCCGCGCTCTCGGTGACCAAGTCCATGGTGCAGATGCACGGCGCCATCGGCTTCACCGACGAGTACGACGCGAGCCTGTACCTGCGCCGGGCCATGTCGCTGTCGGCGCAGTACGGCAACGCCGCCGCACACCGCAAGCGCTACGCGCGGCTTTCGTCACGGGCGGCGTGA